A portion of the Ricinus communis isolate WT05 ecotype wild-type chromosome 10, ASM1957865v1, whole genome shotgun sequence genome contains these proteins:
- the LOC107260760 gene encoding heparan-alpha-glucosaminide N-acetyltransferase isoform X2, with translation MTEIKADITTHEHHLTIAEADISDQKPLRTARLASLDIFRGLTVALMILVDDAGGEWPVIGHAPWNGCNLADFVMPFFLFIVGVAIPLSLKRFISRGQAVKRVIFRTLKLLFWGILLQGGFSHAPDELTYGVDMKEIRWCGILQRIAFAYIVVALVEILTKDEKPKDLPPGRFSIFRLVGACVLVTYLAAIHGTFVPDWHFTILDRDSPDYGKVFNVDCNVRGQMDPPCNAAGYIDRKILGLAHMYQHPAWRRSKACTENSPYDGPFLINAPSWCHAPFEPEGILSSISAILSTIIGLHFGHVLVHLKDHASRLKHWILMGLGLLILGFILHFTHVVPLNKQLYTFSYVCVTSGAAALVFSAIYILVDIWGLKWLFLPLEWIGMNAMLVYVMAAEGIFAGFMNGWYYDDPHNSLIYWIKKHIFIGVWHSQRVGILLYVIFVEILFWGIVAGILHSQGIYWKL, from the exons ATGACCGAAATTAAGGCCGATATTACTACTCATGAGCACCATCTTACTATAGCTGAAGCCGATATTTCGGACCAAAAGCCCCTCAGGACTGCCCGTCTCGCTTCACTTGATATTTTCAGGGGCCTCACTGTCGCG TTAATGATTTTGGTTGATGATGCTGGAGGAGAATGGCCAGTGATTGGACATGCACCATGGAACGGTTGCAATCTAGCTGATTTTGTTATGCCATTCTTTCTGTTTATTGTTGGGGTGGCCATTCCTCTTTCACTGAAG AGATTTATAAGCAGGGGTCAAGCTGTCAAGAGAGTGATTTTCAGAACTCTGAAACTCCTCTTCTGGGGTATCCTGTTACAAg GAGGCTTCTCTCATGCCCCTGATGAACTGACTTATGGTGTTGATATGAAGGAGATAAGGTGGTGTGGCATTCTCCAG AGAATTGCTTTTGCTTATATAGTAGTGGCACTGGTAGAAATCTTGACAAAAGATGAAAAACCTAAGGATCTCCCGCCTGGCCGCTTCTCCATATTCAG GCTGGTGGGAGCATGCGTTCTAGTTACTTACTTGGCTGCGATTCATGGCACATTTGTCCCTGATTGGCACTTCACCATCCTTGATAGAGACAGTCCTGATTATGGGAAAGTTTTCAAT GTAGACTGCAATGTCAGAGGACAAATGGATCCTCCATGTAATGCAGCTGGCTATATTGACAGGAAAATTCTAGGACTTGCCCATATGTATCAGCATCCAGCTTGGAGGAGATCTAAG GCTTGCACAGAGAATTCCCCATATGATGGACCTTTTCTAATCAATGCTCCATCATGGTGCCATGCACCTTTTGAACCTGAGGGAATCCTGAG CTCGATATCTGCTATTCTCTCCACTATCATTGGACTTCATTTTGGACATGTGCTTGTGCACTTGAAG GATCATGCAAGTAGGCTGAAGCACTGGATTTTGATGGGACTTGGCCTTCTTATTTTGGGATTCATTCTGCATTTCACTCATG TTGTTCCCTTAAATAAGCAGCTCTACACTTTTAGTTACGTTTGTGTAACATCTGGTGCTGCAGCATTGGTGTTTTCTGCCATCTATATTCTG GTTGATATTTGGGGTTTGAAATGGCTGTTTCTACCGTTGGAATGGATTGGGATGAATGCCATGCTGGTTTATGTTATGGCTGCTGAAGGCATTTTTGCTGGTTTTATGAACGGCTGGTACTATGATGATCCCCATAATTCACTG ATATATTGGATAAAAAAGCACATTTTCATTGGCGTATGGCATTCTCAAAGAGTAGGCATTCTTCTCTATGTAATCTTTGTGGAGATTCTCTTCTGGGGCATTGTCGCTGGAATCTTGCATAGCCAAGGAATTTATTGGAAGCTTTAA
- the LOC8287088 gene encoding F-actin-capping protein subunit alpha isoform X2 produces the protein MAEEEEEYGDVELSDKQKKEIAKWFLLNSPAGEIQFVAKDLRSVLNDERVYNEAAGDAFPLYNKSHMVCLEFPDRSGDVLVTSYNELNKNEYLDPRTAQVAIVNHVKQVCTVVRPATDEELPSPYIEEFRCSLDAEILKYVGEAYPKGLCSVYCLKGKDVEGPGSNFELVVVISAVRNSPQNFCNGSWRSVWNIEFKDDEQMLRITGKIEVGAHYFEEGNVQLDAKYDCNDETIFQASYSHLPDTTFKDLRRKLPVTRTLFPWHNTLQFSLTRDIQKELGIGK, from the exons AtggcagaagaagaagaagaatacgGTGACGTGGAACTAAGCGACAAGCAGAAAAAAGAGATCGCTAAATGGTTCCTTCTCAACTCACCCGCTGGTGAAATCCAATTCGTCGCTAAAG ATTTGAGATCGGTTTTAAATGACGAGAGAGTTTATAATGAAGCCGCAGGAGATGCATTTCCTCTTTACAATAAATCTCACATGGTTTGCCTTGAATTTCCCGATAGAAGCGGAGAT GTGCTAGTTACTTCTTATAATGAGCTCAATAAGAATGAGTATCTTGATCCTAGAACTGCACAGGTGGCTATTGTTAACCATGTTAAGCAA GTTTGTACAGTGGTAAGACCTGCAACTGATGAGGAACTTCCATCGCCTTATATCGAGGAATTCCG TTGTTCTCTAGATGCAGAAATACTTAAATATGTTGGTGAAGCTTATCCAAAAGGACTTTGTTCTGTGTATTGTCTTAAAGGAAAAGATGTGGAGGGACCGGGATCTAATTTTGAGCTTGTTGTGGTGATTTCTGCTGTTAGAAATAGCCCACAGAATTTCTG TAATGGAAGTTGGCGCTCAGTTTGGAACATTGAGTTCAAGGATGATGAACAAATGCTGAGAATAACAGGCAAAATAGAG GTGGGTGCCCATTATTTTGAAGAGGGAAATGTTCAGTTGGATGCGAAATATGATTGTAATGATGAAACCATATTTCAG GCATCCTATTCACATCTGCCAGATACAACTTTCAAG GATCTGAGGAGGAAGCTTCCAGTTACTCGTACCCTTTTCCCGTGGCACAACACCTTACAATTTAGCCTGACAAGAGATATTCAGAAGGAACTTGGAATTGGAAAATGA
- the LOC107260760 gene encoding heparan-alpha-glucosaminide N-acetyltransferase isoform X1 has protein sequence MTEIKADITTHEHHLTIAEADISDQKPLRTARLASLDIFRGLTVALMILVDDAGGEWPVIGHAPWNGCNLADFVMPFFLFIVGVAIPLSLKRFISRGQAVKRVIFRTLKLLFWGILLQGGFSHAPDELTYGVDMKEIRWCGILQRIAFAYIVVALVEILTKDEKPKDLPPGRFSIFRLYCWHWLVGACVLVTYLAAIHGTFVPDWHFTILDRDSPDYGKVFNVDCNVRGQMDPPCNAAGYIDRKILGLAHMYQHPAWRRSKACTENSPYDGPFLINAPSWCHAPFEPEGILSSISAILSTIIGLHFGHVLVHLKDHASRLKHWILMGLGLLILGFILHFTHVVPLNKQLYTFSYVCVTSGAAALVFSAIYILVDIWGLKWLFLPLEWIGMNAMLVYVMAAEGIFAGFMNGWYYDDPHNSLIYWIKKHIFIGVWHSQRVGILLYVIFVEILFWGIVAGILHSQGIYWKL, from the exons ATGACCGAAATTAAGGCCGATATTACTACTCATGAGCACCATCTTACTATAGCTGAAGCCGATATTTCGGACCAAAAGCCCCTCAGGACTGCCCGTCTCGCTTCACTTGATATTTTCAGGGGCCTCACTGTCGCG TTAATGATTTTGGTTGATGATGCTGGAGGAGAATGGCCAGTGATTGGACATGCACCATGGAACGGTTGCAATCTAGCTGATTTTGTTATGCCATTCTTTCTGTTTATTGTTGGGGTGGCCATTCCTCTTTCACTGAAG AGATTTATAAGCAGGGGTCAAGCTGTCAAGAGAGTGATTTTCAGAACTCTGAAACTCCTCTTCTGGGGTATCCTGTTACAAg GAGGCTTCTCTCATGCCCCTGATGAACTGACTTATGGTGTTGATATGAAGGAGATAAGGTGGTGTGGCATTCTCCAG AGAATTGCTTTTGCTTATATAGTAGTGGCACTGGTAGAAATCTTGACAAAAGATGAAAAACCTAAGGATCTCCCGCCTGGCCGCTTCTCCATATTCAGGTTATATTGCTGGCATTG GCTGGTGGGAGCATGCGTTCTAGTTACTTACTTGGCTGCGATTCATGGCACATTTGTCCCTGATTGGCACTTCACCATCCTTGATAGAGACAGTCCTGATTATGGGAAAGTTTTCAAT GTAGACTGCAATGTCAGAGGACAAATGGATCCTCCATGTAATGCAGCTGGCTATATTGACAGGAAAATTCTAGGACTTGCCCATATGTATCAGCATCCAGCTTGGAGGAGATCTAAG GCTTGCACAGAGAATTCCCCATATGATGGACCTTTTCTAATCAATGCTCCATCATGGTGCCATGCACCTTTTGAACCTGAGGGAATCCTGAG CTCGATATCTGCTATTCTCTCCACTATCATTGGACTTCATTTTGGACATGTGCTTGTGCACTTGAAG GATCATGCAAGTAGGCTGAAGCACTGGATTTTGATGGGACTTGGCCTTCTTATTTTGGGATTCATTCTGCATTTCACTCATG TTGTTCCCTTAAATAAGCAGCTCTACACTTTTAGTTACGTTTGTGTAACATCTGGTGCTGCAGCATTGGTGTTTTCTGCCATCTATATTCTG GTTGATATTTGGGGTTTGAAATGGCTGTTTCTACCGTTGGAATGGATTGGGATGAATGCCATGCTGGTTTATGTTATGGCTGCTGAAGGCATTTTTGCTGGTTTTATGAACGGCTGGTACTATGATGATCCCCATAATTCACTG ATATATTGGATAAAAAAGCACATTTTCATTGGCGTATGGCATTCTCAAAGAGTAGGCATTCTTCTCTATGTAATCTTTGTGGAGATTCTCTTCTGGGGCATTGTCGCTGGAATCTTGCATAGCCAAGGAATTTATTGGAAGCTTTAA
- the LOC8287088 gene encoding F-actin-capping protein subunit alpha isoform X3, giving the protein MAEEEEEYGDVELSDKQKKEIAKWFLLNSPAGEIQFVAKDLRSVLNDERVYNEAAGDAFPLYNKSHMVCLEFPDRSGDVLVTSYNELNKNEYLDPRTAQVAIVNHVKQVCTVVRPATDEELPSPYIEEFRCSLDAEILKYVGEAYPKGLCSVYCLKGKDVEGPGSNFELVVVISAVRNSPQNFCNGSWRSVWNIEFKDDEQMLRITGKIEVGAHYFEEGNVQLDAKYDCNDETIFQIIAFFGEGGQNRKVG; this is encoded by the exons AtggcagaagaagaagaagaatacgGTGACGTGGAACTAAGCGACAAGCAGAAAAAAGAGATCGCTAAATGGTTCCTTCTCAACTCACCCGCTGGTGAAATCCAATTCGTCGCTAAAG ATTTGAGATCGGTTTTAAATGACGAGAGAGTTTATAATGAAGCCGCAGGAGATGCATTTCCTCTTTACAATAAATCTCACATGGTTTGCCTTGAATTTCCCGATAGAAGCGGAGAT GTGCTAGTTACTTCTTATAATGAGCTCAATAAGAATGAGTATCTTGATCCTAGAACTGCACAGGTGGCTATTGTTAACCATGTTAAGCAA GTTTGTACAGTGGTAAGACCTGCAACTGATGAGGAACTTCCATCGCCTTATATCGAGGAATTCCG TTGTTCTCTAGATGCAGAAATACTTAAATATGTTGGTGAAGCTTATCCAAAAGGACTTTGTTCTGTGTATTGTCTTAAAGGAAAAGATGTGGAGGGACCGGGATCTAATTTTGAGCTTGTTGTGGTGATTTCTGCTGTTAGAAATAGCCCACAGAATTTCTG TAATGGAAGTTGGCGCTCAGTTTGGAACATTGAGTTCAAGGATGATGAACAAATGCTGAGAATAACAGGCAAAATAGAG GTGGGTGCCCATTATTTTGAAGAGGGAAATGTTCAGTTGGATGCGAAATATGATTGTAATGATGAAACCATATTTCAG ATCATTGCTTTTTTTGGTGAAGGAGGGCAAAATCGAAAAGTtggttga
- the LOC8280230 gene encoding 26S proteasome regulatory subunit 6A homolog, translating into MATPMVEDTNFEDDQLASMTTEDIVRASRLLDNEIRILKEELQRTNLELDSYKEKIKENQEKIKLNKQLPYLVGNIVEILEMNPEDEAEEDGANIDLDSQRKGKCVVLKTSTRQTIFLPVVGLVDPDKLKPGDLVGVNKDSYLILDTLPSEYDSRVKAMEVDEKPTEDYNDIGGLEKQIQELVEAIVLPMTHKERFQKLGIRPPKGVLLYGPPGTGKTLMARACAAQTNATFLKLAGPQLVQMFIGDGAKLVRDAFQLAKEKSPCIIFIDEIDAIGTKRFDSEVSGDREVQRTMLELLNQLDGFSSDERIKVIAATNRADILDPALMRSGRLDRKIEFPHPSEEARARILQIHSRKMNVHPDVNFEELARSTDDFNGAQLKAVCVEAGMLALRRDATEVNHEDFNEGIIQVQAKKKASLNYYA; encoded by the exons ATGGCAACGCCGATGGTGGAGGACACAAACTTTGAGGATGATCAGCTGGCTTCAATGACGACAGAGGACATAGTTAGAGCATCTCGTCTTCTCGATAATGAGATTCGCATCCTCAAG GAAGAGTTGCAAAGAACGAATTTGGAGTTGGATTCGTACAAggagaagataaaagaaaatcaagagaAGATTAAGCTTAATAAGCAATTACCATACCTTGTCGGCAACATTGTTgag ATTTTGGAAATGAACCCTGAAGATGAAGCTGAGGAAGATGGTGCAAACATTGACCTTGATTCTCAAAGGAAGGGTAAATGTGTAGTGCTGAAAACATCTACTCGTCAG ACTATTTTTCTTCCTGTGGTTGGTCTTGTTGACCCTGACAAGTTGAAGCCTGGTGACTTGGTTGGAGTTAACAAAGATAGTTACTTGATCTTGGATACTCTTCCATCTGAGTATGATTCAAGAGTGAAAGCCATGGAGGTTGATGAGAAACCAACGGAGGACTATAATGATATTGGGGGTTTGGAGAAACAG ATCCAAGAGCTAGTAGAGGCAATTGTGTTGCCCATGACCCACAAGGAGCGATTTCAGAAGTTAGGTATTCGTCCTCCTAAAGGTGTTCTTTTGTATGGACCTCCTGGGACAGGGAAGACATTAATGGCTCGTGCTTGTGCTGCACAAACCAATGCTACTTTTCTAAAGTTGGCAGGCCCACAACTTGTCCAG ATGTTCATTGGAGATGGTGCCAAACTCGTCCGTGATGCGTTTCAGCTTGCAAAAGAGAAATCACCCTGCATCATATTCATAGATGAAATTGATGCCATTGGTACAAAGAGATTTGACAG TGAAGTGAGTGGAGATAGGGAAGTACAGAGGACCATGTTAGAGTTGCTTAATCAGCTTGATGGTTTTAGTAGTGATGAGAGGATAAAg GTGATTGCAGCAACAAATCGTGCTGATATCTTGGACCCTGCTCTCATGCGTTCTGGTCGATTGGATCGCAAAATTGAGTTTCCTCATCCAAGTGAAGAAGCAAGAGCTCGCATTTTGCAG ATCCACTCAAGGAAGATGAATGTTCATCCTGATGTCAATTTTGAAGAATTGGCTCGGTCTACTGATGATTTCAATGGGGCTCAATTAAAAGCTGTTTGTGTAGAGGCTGGGATGCTTGCACTTCGCCGAGATGCAACTGAG GTGAACCATGAGGATTTCAATGAGGGTATAATTCAAGTCCAAGCAAAGAAGAAAGCAAGCTTAAACTATTATGCATAA
- the LOC8287091 gene encoding pentatricopeptide repeat-containing protein At1g09820 encodes MLMYMKLHNFQGKLFYTFIFPRNKQPFSRFSSSCVNIPNVVDLIAKQHWSELKTHLKSTNPIALLHQLLNSGANSDLTLRYFTWSQKELKLSHSLELTFRMLHLLAYAKKYSKIRSFLDNFVQNDKNYPVSSIFHAISVSGDSFCANSIIVDILVWAYAKNLRTRLGFEAFKRASDYGLKLSVTSCNPLMSGLVKVGEIGDMEFVYKEMIRRRIEPTLISFNIVINGLCKVGKLNKAGDIIEDMKVRGVSANVITYNTLIDGYCKMGKIGKMYKADAILKEMRADGICPNEVTFNILIDGFCKDKNVSAAMKVFAEMNRQGVKPNVVTYNSLINGLCNNGKVNEATALRDQMVNSCLKPNIITHNALLNGFCKNKMVKQAGELFDDMPKQGITPNVTTYNILIDAYCKDENMEDAFALYRIMLGKGVCPDVSTYNCLIAGLCRKGDLEAARNLVSEMDTKHLKADLITYNILIDSLCNKGEMKKALRLLDEMCRKGLKPSQLTYNTMIDGYCKEGNLRAALNLRSQMEKVGRLANVATYNVLIKGFCKKDKLEDANGLLNEMLEKGLIPNRMTYEIVTEEMMEKGFVPDIEGHLYKVAVSS; translated from the coding sequence ATGCTTATGTATATGAAACTCCATAATTTCCAGGGTAAACTATTTTACACATTCATTTTCCCGAGAAACAAACAACCCTTTAGCAGATTCAGTTCATCATGTGTAAATATCCCAAACGTTGTAGACCTCATCGCGAAGCAACATTGGTCAGAGCTCAAAACCCATCTCAAGAGTACAAACCCCATTGCTCTCCTTCATCAATTACTCAACTCAGGAGCAAACTCAGATCTTACTCTCAGGTACTTTACTTGGTCCCAAAAGGAGCTTAAACTTTCACACTCTTTAGAACTTACTTTCAGAATGTTGCACTTGCTTGCATATGCTAAAAAGTATTCAAAGATCAGATCTTTTTTGGATAATTTTGTTCAGAATGATAAGAATTATCCagtttcttctatttttcatgCAATTTCAGTTAGTGGGGATTCCTTTTGTGCTAATTCTATTATTGTTGATATATTGGTATGGGCTTATGCAAAGAATTTAAGAACCCGTTTAGGATTTGAGGCATTTAAGAGAGCTAGTGATTATGGGCTTAAGTTGTCTGTTACTTCTTGTAATCCATTGATGAGTGGTTTGGTTAAGGTGGGTGAAATTGGGGATATGGAATTTGTGTATAAGGAGATGATTAGAAGAAGGATTGAACCTACTTtgattagttttaatattgtGATTAATGGGTTGTGTAAAGTAGGGAAATTGAATAAGGCTGGTGATATTATTGAGGACATGAAAGTGCGAGGGGTATCAGCAAATGTGATTACTTATAATACTCTTATTGATGGCTATTGCAAAATGGGTAAAATTGGGAAGATGTATAAAGCTGATGCCATTTTGAAGGAGATGAGGGCAGATGGGATCTGCCCGAATGAGGtcacatttaatattttgattgatGGATTTTGTAAGGATAAAAATGTATCAGCTGCAATGAAGGTGTTTGCAGAAATGAATAGGCAAGGTGTAAAACCTAATGTGGTTACATacaattcattaattaatggGTTATGTAATAATGGGAAGGTTAACGAGGCTACTGCTTTGCGGGATCAAATGGTTAATTCGTGCTTGAAGCCAAATATCATTACTCATAATGCTCTTCTAAATGGGTTTTGCAAGAATAAGATGGTGAAGCAAGCGGGTGAATTATTTGATGATATGCCAAAACAAGGAATAACTCCTAATGTTACTACCTACAATATATTGATTGATGCTTACTGTAAGGATGAAAATATGGAGGATGCGTTTGCATTATATAGAATAATGTTAGGCAAGGGGGTATGCCCTGATGTTTCAACATACAACTGCTTAATTGCTGGTTTATGTAGAAAGGGAGATTTGGAAGCAGCTAGGAATCTTGTAAGTGAAATGGATACTAAGCATTTGAAAGCTGATCTcattacatataatatattgatCGATTCATTATGCAACAAAGGGGAAATGAAAAAGGCCTTAAGACTCTTGGATGAGATGTGCAGAAAAGGATTGAAACCGAGTCAGTTGACATACAATACCATGATAGATGGCTATTGCAAGGAAGGAAATCTCAGGGCAGCGTTAAATTTAAGGTCACAAATGGAGAAAGTAGGGAGACTAGCAAATGTTGCCACATATAATGTGCTGATAAAGGGGTTCTGTAAGAAAGATAAACTTGAAGATGCAAATGGGCTTCTTAATGAGATGTTGGAGAAGGGCTTGATTCCAAACCGAATGACGTATGAGATCGTTACAGAGGAAATGATGGAGAAAGGCTTTGTTCCAGACATAGAAGGACATCTATATAAGGTTGCAGTCAGCTCTTAA
- the LOC8280231 gene encoding LOW QUALITY PROTEIN: probable U6 snRNA-associated Sm-like protein LSm4 (The sequence of the model RefSeq protein was modified relative to this genomic sequence to represent the inferred CDS: inserted 1 base in 1 codon; substituted 1 base at 1 genomic stop codon): protein MNIHPREDGDRFWRMPECYIRGNTIKYLHVPDEVIDKVQGXTKSRSDRKPPGVGCARGRGGRQPKGIGRVVXDDGVAKGTGGGRGKGVSAGKTVANRGHCSACLLVISIVDEEWNTTELHSLACEVQDVVVVNQNL from the exons ATGAACATTCATCCTCGTGAA GATGGAGATAGATTTTGGAGAATGCCTGAATGTTACATCCGTGGAAACACAATCAAGTATCTTCATGTACCGGATGAG GTAATCGATAAAGTTCAGGGGTAGACCAAGAGCCGGTCAG ATAGAAAGCCACCTGGAGTGGGCTGTGCAAGGGGAAGAGGTGGAAGGCAGCCAAAAGGCATTGGGCGTGTGG TAGATGATGGAGTTGCCAAGGGCACAGGTGGTGGCCGGGGCAAAGGAGTATCTGCGGGCAAGACTGTTGCCAATAGAGGTCATTGCTCGGCATGCTTACTTGTCATTTCTATTGTGGATGAGGAATGGAACACAACAGAGTTGCATTCCTTGGCATGTGAG GTGCAGGACGTGGTCGTGGTTAATCAAAATCTATAG
- the LOC8287088 gene encoding F-actin-capping protein subunit alpha isoform X1 yields MAEEEEEYGDVELSDKQKKEIAKWFLLNSPAGEIQFVAKDLRSVLNDERVYNEAAGDAFPLYNKSHMVCLEFPDRSGDVLVTSYNELNKNEYLDPRTAQVAIVNHVKQVCTVVRPATDEELPSPYIEEFRCSLDAEILKYVGEAYPKGLCSVYCLKGKDVEGPGSNFELVVVISAVRNSPQNFCNGSWRSVWNIEFKDDEQMLRITGKIEVGAHYFEEGNVQLDAKYDCNDETIFQAPDDCAISIANIIRHHETEYLASLEASYSHLPDTTFKDLRRKLPVTRTLFPWHNTLQFSLTRDIQKELGIGK; encoded by the exons AtggcagaagaagaagaagaatacgGTGACGTGGAACTAAGCGACAAGCAGAAAAAAGAGATCGCTAAATGGTTCCTTCTCAACTCACCCGCTGGTGAAATCCAATTCGTCGCTAAAG ATTTGAGATCGGTTTTAAATGACGAGAGAGTTTATAATGAAGCCGCAGGAGATGCATTTCCTCTTTACAATAAATCTCACATGGTTTGCCTTGAATTTCCCGATAGAAGCGGAGAT GTGCTAGTTACTTCTTATAATGAGCTCAATAAGAATGAGTATCTTGATCCTAGAACTGCACAGGTGGCTATTGTTAACCATGTTAAGCAA GTTTGTACAGTGGTAAGACCTGCAACTGATGAGGAACTTCCATCGCCTTATATCGAGGAATTCCG TTGTTCTCTAGATGCAGAAATACTTAAATATGTTGGTGAAGCTTATCCAAAAGGACTTTGTTCTGTGTATTGTCTTAAAGGAAAAGATGTGGAGGGACCGGGATCTAATTTTGAGCTTGTTGTGGTGATTTCTGCTGTTAGAAATAGCCCACAGAATTTCTG TAATGGAAGTTGGCGCTCAGTTTGGAACATTGAGTTCAAGGATGATGAACAAATGCTGAGAATAACAGGCAAAATAGAG GTGGGTGCCCATTATTTTGAAGAGGGAAATGTTCAGTTGGATGCGAAATATGATTGTAATGATGAAACCATATTTCAG GCCCCTGATGATTGTGCAATTTCCATAGCCAACATCATTCGCCACCATGAAACAGAATATTTAGCATCTCTTGAG GCATCCTATTCACATCTGCCAGATACAACTTTCAAG GATCTGAGGAGGAAGCTTCCAGTTACTCGTACCCTTTTCCCGTGGCACAACACCTTACAATTTAGCCTGACAAGAGATATTCAGAAGGAACTTGGAATTGGAAAATGA
- the LOC8287087 gene encoding uncharacterized protein LOC8287087, which produces MLTCALLNWIWASFPRTGQHLAAFTFPPPSLSQHSLPTFPSNYKTKQTIMAVHRIERADLWKSKARILQLRLRDRFRVAVDRHRRRPPIYLDDDYFLSKVQRWITRFRDFREGSLHSRSAFYRKRVSREFNAEEESVIIRMLQSVAVPLIGNMCYVFMNGLNRVQVYGLEKLHDALLHRPRNKPLLTVSNHVASVDDPFVIASLLPPGVLMDAQNLRWTLCATDRCFRNPVTSAFFRSVKVLPVSRGDGIYQKGMDMAIAKLNSGGWVHIFPEGSRSRDGGKTMGSSKRGVGRLILDADTVPMVIPFVHTGMQEIMPIGAKFPRIGKTVTVLVGDPIIFDDLFNAEEREQVSRGKLYDAVASRIGSQLLELKVQVENLAFQQSIKHQHPSATERAADILHQVDWDSFGMGSHVIRKDDTSDSEILPKPNFTSHQEPISSDGYFRTRSSPEVGIISRMHSFMDSTELLSFAAKGLFMNLRRKENRSSFGDVSPVRAWRHYLLANLLQQNTC; this is translated from the exons ATGCTTACATGCGCATTATTGAATTGGATTTGGGCCTCCTTTCCTCGCACAGGACAACACCTCGCCGCCTTCACCTTTCCACCTCCTTCTCTTTCTCAACACTCGCTTCCCACTTTCCCCTCTAATTACAAAACCAAACAGACCATTATGGCCGTACACAGGATCGAACGAGCGGATCTATGGAAGAGTAAGGCCCGCATATTGCAGCTCCGCCTCAGAGACCGGTTCCGGGTAGCGGTTGACCGTCATCGCCGACGACCTCCGATATATTTGGATGATGATTATTTCTTGTCGAAGGTCCAACGGTGGATCACTCGCTTCCGCGACTTTCGCGAAGGCTCTCTCCACTCTCGTTCAGCTTTTTATCGCAAAAGAG TCAGTAGAGAATTCAATGCTGAAGAAGAATCAGTTATTATTCGCATGCTTCAATCTGTTGCAGTTCCTCTCATTGGAAATATGTGTTATGTTTTCATGAATGGCCTTAATCGTGTTCAG GTCTATGGGCTAGAGAAATTACACGACGCGTTGCTTCATAGGCCAAGAAATAAGCCTCTTTTGACG GTGAGCAATCATGTTGCTTCTGTGGACGATCCATTTGTCATTGCTTCATTGCTTCCTCCAGGAGTACTTATGGATGCTCAGAACTTAAGATGGACACTTTGTGCTACTGACCGTTGTTTTCGCAATCCTGTGACTTCTGCATTTTTCCGATCTGTTAAAGTATTGCCTGTTTCTCGTGGTGATGGAATTTATCAGAAG GGTATGGATATGGCTATTGCAAAGCTCAATAGTGGTGGATGGGTTCATATCTTTCCAGAAGGCAGTCGTTCTCGTGATGGTGGAAAAACTATGGGGTCTTCAAAGAGAGGGGTTGGAAG GTTGATCCTTGATGCTGATACTGTCCCTATGGTCATCCCATTTGTACACACGGGGATGCAGGAAATCATGCCTATAGGAGCCAAATTCCCAAGGATTGGTAAGACG GTTACAGTGCTTGTTGGCGATCCCATTATTTTCGATGACTTGTTTAACGCTGAAGAAAGAGAACAAGTATCAAGAGGGAAACTATATGATGCTGTAGCTTCAAGAATTGGTAGTCAACTACTCGAACTTAAAGTTCAAGTTGAAAACTTAGCATTTCAACAGTCCATCAAGCATCAACATCCTAGTGCCACAGAGAGAGCAGCTGATATCCTACATCAGGTTGATTGGGATTCATTTGGTATGGGAAGCCATGTAATTCGTAAAGATGATACTTCAGACTCTGAAATCCTGCCAAAGCCAAACTTTACCTCTCACCAGGAGCCCATTTCTTCTGATGGGTATTTCAGAACGAGATCCTCCCCTGAAGTTGGAATCATTTCAAGGATGCATAGTTTTATGGACTCGACTGAACTACTTAGTTTCGCTGCCAAGGGTTTATTTATGAACCTTAGGAGAAAGGAAAATAGATCTAGCTTTGGGGATGTAAGCCCAGTGAGGGCATGGAGACATTATTTGTTAGCTAATTTGCTACAACAGAATACCTGCTAA